A stretch of DNA from Thiothrix subterranea:
TTGCTGACGGGGGAGGCGACAACCTTGGTGGCAAATAAACTGGTGCCGGAAGGACGCACGGTGAAAGCGGTGTCATTACCCGCCGGTTTCAATGCCAGTGCAGCGGGCTTGCTGCAAAAATGGCAATCCGCCGATGCGTTGCGGGTTGAGGCGTATGCGGGCGAGGCGAGTCAGGGCAAGGTTGTGCTGACTTTGGATGATGGTAATAAGTTGACGCTGGATTTATTGTCAGATGAAGGCGAACTTGTTTTGGCTAATATTGTCTCAGGTATACGTTACGTATGTGCCGAGACAAAGCGCAAGGCTTTACTACCCCTAAAATAGCCTGCTGCAAATACCCGTGCAAATCGCTCGGCGGATGCCGCATCCATATTGAAATACAGCGACGGCTCGATCAGTTCTAATTCCATCAGCGCAAAGCCGTTGTCGGTGCGTACCCAATCAACACGGGCGTAGAGCGTCGGTTCGGGGATAGCCGCCAGTGCCGCGCGGCTCAGTTCCAGCAATATCGCTTCCGGTTCAACGCTTTGCAATTGCCCACCGTGTTCTTCCTGCACGCGAAAATCGCCGGATTTGGGGGTTTTTAGAATCGTGTGGCTGTATTCATCCCCAAAAAAGAACAGCGAATACTCGCCTTCGGTGACGATGACGGGGATGAACGGTTGCACCATGCAATCGCGTTCTTGGAACAGTGTTGCCAGCGTTTTGGCTTGCTGGGTGAGGGCGGTGGGTGTGAGGCGGAAGGTATCATCGGCACAGGCACTGATGACAGGTTTGATAATGATTTCCGGCGTCTGCCAGTGAGTGAAGAGGGGAGGTAAGGCTGCTACGTCCAAACCATGAAACCATTCAGTCGGCACAATCGGAATGCCTTTGGCTTCTAGGTCGCGTAGGTAGATTTTGCTGAGATTCCAACGTACCACCTCCAGCGAATTGGCTAGATTGGCGCGGGAATTTTCAATGGTGGCGAGGACAGCGAGGAATTGCGCGGGATTATTCTGGTAATCCCAGCAGGAGCGGATAATAACAGCATCAAACTGATTCCAGTCAATGCTGTTATCACGCCAGTCTACCGTTTCCGCGTGCCAACCGTAGCGTTTTAGCGGAGCATGGAGAAGCGCGTCGTAGCAGACGAACTTCTCCAAACTTGCCATGCTCAGGAAGGCGCAACGTTTCACGGCAATGACTTAAGCGGCAGGCGGTGGACGCTTGGGTTTACCTTTGTCCTTGTCTGGCGCGGCTTTTTTGACGGCAGGCTTGCGTGCTGGGGGTTTGTCACCACCGAACTTGGGCTTGTCGTCAGCAAAGCGCGGCTTGTCCGCACTGAACTTGGGTTTTTCGTCGGCAAAGCGCGGCTTGTCACCGCCTGCAAACGGGGCGCGTTCCTTTTCAGTGCGCGGGCGACGATCGGGGCGATCACCGCCACGACCTGCACCACCGTCACGGCGCGGCGGTGGGCCATCGCGACGTTGTGGCGGGCGACGATCATCGCCACCACGGTCACGGCGTTGACCGCCACCACTGGGTTTGTTGGGGGAATAATCCGCTGCTGCTTCACCCGCTGGTTCGATATTCAACATTTGCCCAGCAACCCGTGCAGTACGCAATTCGTGCAAAATGTCTTTCGGCATTCCTGCTGGCAAATCGACCAAGCTGCAATCGTCTTGAATTTCGATATAACCGATGTAGCGGCTGTCTAAGCCTGCTTCATTCGCAATCGCACCGACGATATTGCCCGGTTTGACGCCGTGCGAACGCCCAACCGCAATGCGGAAACGTTCCATTGGAATGGTGTCGTCGTCGCTGCTGAACGCGGAGTTGGCAGCGTTGGATTTGCGCTTACCGGGGCGTTGTTCTTGCTCACGTTCACGCGCCGCATTTGGGTTGAAAGCCGGGTGATTTTTGCGCTCTTCCAGCAACAAGGGCGAATCGCCTTGCAGCATTTTGGCAAGTGCCGCCGCAATTTCGAGTGCGGGAACATTGTGTTCGCGCTCGTAACCTTCCAGCAATTGCGAGAAGAAATCCAAGCCTTCTTCTGCCAGCGTGTCGGTGATGCGTTGGCTGAATTGTGCGATCCGCATATTGTTGATGACATCAGTGGAAGGCAATTCCATCAGATCAATCGGTTTGCGGGTGGCGCGTTCGATGTTACGCAGCAAGTGACGTTCACGCGGTGATACGAACAAAATCGCTTCGCCGCTACGCCCGGCACGCCCGGTACGCCCGATGCGGTGGACGTAGGATTCGGTGTCGGTGGGAATGTCGTAGTTGATGACGTGGCTGATGCGTTCCACATCCAAGCCGCGTGCGGCGACGTCGGTAGCGACGAGGATGTCGATTTTGCCTTTCTTCAACTGGTCGATGGTGCGTTCGCGCACGTTTTGCGCAATGTCACCGTTGAGGGCAACCGCGTTGTAACCGCGTGCTTGCAGTTTGTCCGCCAGTTCCACGGTTTCATTTTTGGTGCGCACGAACAGAATAACGGCATCAAACGGTTCCGCTTCGAGGATGCGGGTCAGTGCGTCGAGCTTGTGCAAGCCGCTGACCAACCAGTAACGCTGACGGATGGTGTCGGCGGTGGTGGTTTTGACCTTGATTTTGACTTCGGCAGGGTCGGTCAAATAGCTTTGCGCAATGCGGTGAATTGCGGGGGGCATGGTCGCGGAGAACAGCGCGATTTGGCGTTGTGGCGGGGTTTGCTCCATGATCCATTCGATGTCATCGACGAAGCCCATGCGCAACATTTCGTCAGCTTCATCCAGCACCAGTGCTTGCAAGCCGTCGAGTTTGAGTGAACCACGGCGCAGGTGATCCATGACGCGACCCGGTGTGCCGACCACGACTTGTACGCCGCGTTCCAGTTGGCGGAATTGCGTGCGGTAATCTTGCCCGCCGTAAATCGGCATGACGTGGAAGCCGGGGAGTTTGCCCGCGTATTTCTGAAACGCTTCGGCAACTTGAATCGCCAGTTCGCGGGTCGGCGCGAGGACGAGAATTTGTGGCCCGGTCTTGCTCATGTCCAATCGTGAGAGCAGGGGTAGGGCGAATGCAGCAGTTTTACCTGTGCCGGTTTGCGCTTGTCCGAGGACATCGCGACCTGCCAGCAGGTAAGGGATGGTTTCAGCTTGAATGGCTGACGGGGTTTCATAGCCGAGGTCTAGGACGGCTTGCAGCACGGGGGCGGCAAGGCCGAATTCGGCGAACGTGGGAGGTGTGTTTGTTTCTGGGGACATGGGGCTTCAGAGTGAGGAGGAAACCGGGCATTATGCGCTAGTTTCCTCCTAAGATAAATGCCTTTCTATAAGTCCCGTGCAAAGCCACCGAAGTATTGCAACATGGTTTGCGCGTAGGGCTTGATGCAGTTGGTGTGGTCAGACGGTGCTGCGACACATTCCGTTAGATCAAGGTCGGGCGTGCCTTTTGCCCGCATTCCTTCCAAGGCGCGGGTGGCATTGCCAAACGGTACCGTTGTGTCGTCGCGTCCATGCGTCAAGCGGGTCGGGGTTTTGGCTTGCCATTCGTAGACGCTATTGCGGTAGAGCGTGTCATAATCATCTGCCATCCAGTCGAGCAGGAAGGTTTTGTCAAACTCAGCGTCACTGTTTTCAGGGATGAGAAAATACAGCAGCGTATCGACC
This window harbors:
- a CDS encoding ATP-grasp domain-containing protein produces the protein MKRCAFLSMASLEKFVCYDALLHAPLKRYGWHAETVDWRDNSIDWNQFDAVIIRSCWDYQNNPAQFLAVLATIENSRANLANSLEVVRWNLSKIYLRDLEAKGIPIVPTEWFHGLDVAALPPLFTHWQTPEIIIKPVISACADDTFRLTPTALTQQAKTLATLFQERDCMVQPFIPVIVTEGEYSLFFFGDEYSHTILKTPKSGDFRVQEEHGGQLQSVEPEAILLELSRAALAAIPEPTLYARVDWVRTDNGFALMELELIEPSLYFNMDAASAERFARVFAAGYFRGSKALRFVSAHT
- a CDS encoding DEAD/DEAH box helicase, which translates into the protein MSPETNTPPTFAEFGLAAPVLQAVLDLGYETPSAIQAETIPYLLAGRDVLGQAQTGTGKTAAFALPLLSRLDMSKTGPQILVLAPTRELAIQVAEAFQKYAGKLPGFHVMPIYGGQDYRTQFRQLERGVQVVVGTPGRVMDHLRRGSLKLDGLQALVLDEADEMLRMGFVDDIEWIMEQTPPQRQIALFSATMPPAIHRIAQSYLTDPAEVKIKVKTTTADTIRQRYWLVSGLHKLDALTRILEAEPFDAVILFVRTKNETVELADKLQARGYNAVALNGDIAQNVRERTIDQLKKGKIDILVATDVAARGLDVERISHVINYDIPTDTESYVHRIGRTGRAGRSGEAILFVSPRERHLLRNIERATRKPIDLMELPSTDVINNMRIAQFSQRITDTLAEEGLDFFSQLLEGYEREHNVPALEIAAALAKMLQGDSPLLLEERKNHPAFNPNAAREREQEQRPGKRKSNAANSAFSSDDDTIPMERFRIAVGRSHGVKPGNIVGAIANEAGLDSRYIGYIEIQDDCSLVDLPAGMPKDILHELRTARVAGQMLNIEPAGEAAADYSPNKPSGGGQRRDRGGDDRRPPQRRDGPPPRRDGGAGRGGDRPDRRPRTEKERAPFAGGDKPRFADEKPKFSADKPRFADDKPKFGGDKPPARKPAVKKAAPDKDKGKPKRPPPAA